A window of the Penaeus monodon isolate SGIC_2016 chromosome 38, NSTDA_Pmon_1, whole genome shotgun sequence genome harbors these coding sequences:
- the LOC119596563 gene encoding rhodanese domain-containing protein CG4456-like isoform X3, whose protein sequence is MNRLARIPLMIQGQVRCMNKISLQSSYRFSSLPSLPKDIDFVELKKELDKEGVTLIDVRLPKELYESGMIPKSKNIVLQALGVGILLPDEDFSDKFGFEKPDVDDPIVVMCLGGIRARTAQLAMIGAGYKNVR, encoded by the exons ATGAATCGACTTGCACGCATACCCCTTATGATTCAAGGACAAGTGAGATGTATGAATAAAATCAGTTTGCAGTCTTCATACAGGTTTTCATCATTACCTTCTCTTCCAAAGG ATATTGACTTTGTTGAGCTGAAAAAAGAGCTAGATAAAGAAGGTGTGACGCTGATTGATGTTCGCCTTCCAAAGGAACTGTACGAAAGTGGAATGATCCCAAAATCAAAGAACATAGTTT TACAAGCATTAGGAGTAGGTATCCTGCTCCCAGACGAAGACTTTTCTGATAAATTTGGGTTTGAGAAGCCTGATGTCGATGATCCTATCGTTGTAATGTGTCTAGGGGGTATTCGTGCAAGGACGGCTCAGTTGGCTATGATAGGAGCTGGCTACAAAAATGTTAGGTAA
- the LOC119596563 gene encoding rhodanese domain-containing protein CG4456-like isoform X1 — protein sequence MGGYEILLFYHYDSGCGLDRGGSLSEMNRLARIPLMIQGQVRCMNKISLQSSYRFSSLPSLPKDIDFVELKKELDKEGVTLIDVRLPKELYESGMIPKSKNIVLQALGVGILLPDEDFSDKFGFEKPDVDDPIVVMCLGGIRARTAQLAMIGAGYKNVR from the exons ATGGGTGGTTATGAGATATTGCTATTTTACCATTACGATAGTGGTTGTGGCTTGGATAGAGGAGGCAGTTTGAGTG aAATGAATCGACTTGCACGCATACCCCTTATGATTCAAGGACAAGTGAGATGTATGAATAAAATCAGTTTGCAGTCTTCATACAGGTTTTCATCATTACCTTCTCTTCCAAAGG ATATTGACTTTGTTGAGCTGAAAAAAGAGCTAGATAAAGAAGGTGTGACGCTGATTGATGTTCGCCTTCCAAAGGAACTGTACGAAAGTGGAATGATCCCAAAATCAAAGAACATAGTTT TACAAGCATTAGGAGTAGGTATCCTGCTCCCAGACGAAGACTTTTCTGATAAATTTGGGTTTGAGAAGCCTGATGTCGATGATCCTATCGTTGTAATGTGTCTAGGGGGTATTCGTGCAAGGACGGCTCAGTTGGCTATGATAGGAGCTGGCTACAAAAATGTTAGGTAA
- the LOC119596563 gene encoding rhodanese domain-containing protein CG4456-like isoform X2 — protein MEMNRLARIPLMIQGQVRCMNKISLQSSYRFSSLPSLPKDIDFVELKKELDKEGVTLIDVRLPKELYESGMIPKSKNIVLQALGVGILLPDEDFSDKFGFEKPDVDDPIVVMCLGGIRARTAQLAMIGAGYKNVR, from the exons ATGG aAATGAATCGACTTGCACGCATACCCCTTATGATTCAAGGACAAGTGAGATGTATGAATAAAATCAGTTTGCAGTCTTCATACAGGTTTTCATCATTACCTTCTCTTCCAAAGG ATATTGACTTTGTTGAGCTGAAAAAAGAGCTAGATAAAGAAGGTGTGACGCTGATTGATGTTCGCCTTCCAAAGGAACTGTACGAAAGTGGAATGATCCCAAAATCAAAGAACATAGTTT TACAAGCATTAGGAGTAGGTATCCTGCTCCCAGACGAAGACTTTTCTGATAAATTTGGGTTTGAGAAGCCTGATGTCGATGATCCTATCGTTGTAATGTGTCTAGGGGGTATTCGTGCAAGGACGGCTCAGTTGGCTATGATAGGAGCTGGCTACAAAAATGTTAGGTAA